The Amycolatopsis nigrescens CSC17Ta-90 genomic interval CTGCCGGGCACCGCGCTGTTCCCGCCGGCGGCCCCGGCGAGCGGGACCAGGTAGGTGAACGCCAGGCCCAGCGCGACCGAAATGCCCAGCAGGAACCAGTTCGACGGCCGGCGGACCAGCTTGGCCAGCTCGGCACGGGTACTACCCCACATGGTCGACAACCTCTCCGGTCAGCTCGAAGAACACCTGTTCCAGGTCCCGCTCGCGGACCCGCAGCTCGCTGACCTCGGCACCGGCCTCCAGCAGCTCGCGGTTGACCCAGGCCGCCCGTTCCGGCTCGACGGTCAGGTCGAGCCCGCCGTCGACCACCCGCACCCGGTCTTCGCCGATCCGCTCGCGCAGCACCTTGGCGGCCAGCTCGACCGGGTCGGCGACCACCCGCAGGACCGAGGCCCCGCGCAGTTCGGCGACCGTGTTCTCGGCGACCAGCTTGCCCTTCGACACCACGCCGACCCGGTCGCAGATCTGCTGGACCTCGCCGAGCAGGTGGCTGGACAGCAGCACCGTGCAGCCCGCCGCGCCGAGCCGGCGGATCAGCATCCGCATGTCGGCCATCCCGGCCGGGTCGAGGCCGTTCGTCGGCTCGTCCAGGATCAGCAGCTTCGGGTCCTTCAGCAGTGCGGCCGCGACCCCGAGCCGCTGCTTCATGCCCAGCGAGTAGGCCGAATAGCGGTCGCCGCCACGTTCGGTGAGGTCGACCATCTCGAGCACCACCGGCACCCTGGCCTTGTCCACCCCGGCGTACCGCGCCAGCACCCGCAGGTTCTCCCGGCCGGACAGGTACGGGTAGAAGCCGGGCGACTCGATCAGCGCGCCGACCCCGTCCAGGTTGCCGGGCGGGCGGCCGAACAGCCGGATCTCACCGGCGGTGGGCCGCATCAGGCCGAGCAGCATGCGCAGGGTGGTCGTCTTGCCCGCCCCGTTCGGGCCAAGGAAGCCGTACACCTCGCCGGGCAGCACGGTCAGGCTCATGCGGTCCACGGCGAGCAGCTCGCCGTACCGCTTCGTGAGCTCTTTGGTTTCGATCGGGAAGGTCATACCGCAATCGTGTCCCGGCGCGCGCTGGGTGGCATCCGGCCACCGGCGGCTTTGCCGATACGCAAAAGAACGTACGAGCGCGGCGGGCGCACGCTCTCAGACGTCCGTGCGGACCTTCACGTCCCCGAACAGGGTGCGCACGTTCAGCCGCAGCCGGGGGCTGCCCGGCACCCGCGGCTGCTGGGCCACCTGGATGTCCCGGTCGCCCAGCGGCGCGAAGCTCTTGACCTCGATCTCGATGCCCGGCGGCACGGTGACCCGGACGTCGCCGAAGGTGGCCGACACCTCCAGCCGCACCACGGCCTCGGTGAGCACGGCCTGGCGCAGGTCCAGCCGCACGTCCCCGAAGACGGCGGTCACCCGGTCACCGGAGGACAACGCGAACCGGCCGCGGCGCCTGATGTCGTCGAACACCGCGCTGACGGTCATCCGGCCCTTGTGCTCTCCGCGGTGCAGCGGGACGGGCAGCTCGGCCAGCGCGCGCTGGACTTCCTCGGCCGTTTCGGCGTGCCACACCAGATCCACCCGGTCCACGTACTCGTCCAGGGTGAGCCTGCCCTCCCCCACCGCCTGTTCCAGCCGGGCCTGCGCGGCATGGCGGTCGGGCTCCAGAACCTCCGAAACCTCCGACATGATCGAACTGTACTGAGCCCGGCGGCGCGCACGCCGCCGGTGGCTAGTTCAGGAAACCGCGCAGCAGGGACGCGGTGCCCTCGATGTGCTCGGCCATCGCGCGCCGCGCGGCGGCCGGGTCGCCGGCCAGTATCGCGTCCACAATGGCCTCGTGCTGGACGTTCGAATGCTGCAGATTCGGCTCCAGCAAAGGGATTTCGTCCAGCAGCTGGTTGATCCGCATGCGCGCGTCCGCCATCGCGGTGGTCAGCGAACCGGAGGCGGTGACCTCGGCGACGGCCAGGTGCAGCCGGGAGTCCTTGCGCCGGTAGTCCGTCAGGTCGGCGGCACAGGACTCGGCCAAAGTGCCGGTAAGATGCCTCCGGTCGGCCGGGGTGAGCGAGCGGGCGGCGGCCAGCTCGGCGGCGCCGGTCTCCAGCACGTGCCGCAGGCTCAGCGCGTCCTCCAGTGCGGCCGCGTCCATCCGGCGGCCGTGCTCGCGCGGCGCGGGCAGGCTCTCGTTGACGAAGGTGCCGCCGTACCGGCCGCGCCGGGACTCAACGTAACCCGCGTCGGCCAGCGCCCGGATCGCCTCGCGCAGGGTGACCCGGCTGACCCCGAGCCGCTCGGCCAGCTCGCGTTCCGAAGGCAGCCGCTCCCCCGCGCCAACCACGCCGAGCCGGACCGCCTGTAGCAGCCGCTCGACGGTCTCCTCGAAGGCGTTGCCGGCCCGCACCGGCCGGAACAGGGCATCGCCGGCGTTCGCCCCGGTGGAACCGGGGTCCACCGCACGGTCGGCCTGCGCGCCCACGGAAACCCTCCTCTGCCTGTCCAGGCGAGTTTACGGCGTGCCCGGCGCCAGGGTGCGTCCTCAGCACTCGATCACGTTGACGGCGAGGCCGCCGCGCGAGGTCTCCTTGTACTTGACCTTCATGTCCGCGCCGGTCTCGCGCATGGTCTTGATCGCCTTGTCCAGGGTGACGATATGGCTGCCGTCGCCGCGCATCGCCATCCTGGCCGCGTGGATGGCCTTGGCCGCGCCGACCGCGTTGCGTTCGATGCACGGGATCTGGACCAGGCCGCCGACCGGGTCGCAGGTCAGCCCGAGGTGGTGTTCAACGCCGATCTCGGCGGCGTTCTCCACCTGTGCCGGGCTGCCGCCGAGCAGTTCGGTGAGCCCGGCCGCGGCCATCGCGCTGGCCGAGCCGACCTCGCCCTGGCAGCCGACCTCGGCGCCGGAGATGGACCCGGTCTGCTTGAGGATCGAGCCGAGCGCACCCGCGGTGAGCAGAAAGGTCACCACTCCGTCGTCGTCGGCGCCCTTGATGAACTGGCGATAATAGTGCAGTACGGCGGGGATGATGCCGGCCGCGCCGTTGGTGGGCGCGGTGACCACCCGACCGCCGGAGGCGTTCTCCTCGTTCACCGCCAGCGCATAGAGACTGACCCAGTCCATCGCGTACAGCGAGTCGCCGACGCCGTCCTCGGTGAGCAGTTTCTCGTGCAGCGACCTGGCCCGGCGCGGCACCTTCAGCCCGCCGGGCAGCACGCCGTCGCGTGCGCAGCCGTTGTGCACGCATTCGGTCATCACCTGCCAGATCTCCAGCAGGCCCGCCCTGACCTCTTCGCGGCTGCGCCAGGACAGTTCGTTGCGCAGCATGATCTCGCTGACCGGCAGCCCGGTCTCCCGGCAGTGCGCGAGGAGGTCGGCGCCGGTGCGGAACGGGTACGGCAGCGGGGTGCCGTCCTCGATGATCACCGGCTGGTCGGCGTAGGTCTCGTCGCGGACGAACCCGCCGCCCACCGAGTAGTAGGTCCGTTCCCGCAGCGTTTCACCGGCCTGGTCGAAGGCGGCGAAGGTCATCCCGTTCGGGTGTGCCGGCAGCGCCTTGCGCCGGTGCATGACCAGGTCGGTGTCCTCGGTGAAGGTGATCTCCCTGGTGCCGAGCAGGAACAGCCTGCCGGTGCTGCGGATGTCGGCGACACGGCCGGCCACGGTGCCGGTGTCCACCGACTCCGGCCGCTCCCCGGACAGGCCGAGCAGCACGGCCTTGTCGCTGCCGTGGCCGTGCCCGGTGGCGCCGAGCGAGCCGAACAGTTCCGCCTTGACCCTGGCCGTGCGGTCCAGCGCGCCTTCCGCGGCGAGACCGTCCACAAAGGTCCGTGCGGCCCGCATCGGGCCCACGGTGTGCGAGCTGGAAGGGCCGATGCCGATCGAGAACAGATCGAAAACGCTGATCGCCATGACCGCTCCTCTCCTACCTTCTCGCTAATAAACTGCTGGCTTCTTGGGTGGCGGGTCCGGCTTGGGTGAGGTGGTGCAGGTGTTCGGGTAGGGCTTCGCCGCGGTGGGCTTTGGCCTGGGCGTACAGCCGCCCGGCCCGGTAGGACGAGCGCACCAGCGGCCCGGCCATCACCCCGGCGAACCCCATGGCTTCGGCGGCTTGGGAGTGTTCGACGAACTCTTCGGGTTTGACCCAGCGTTCCACCGGGTGATGCCGCGGTGAGGGCCGCAGATACTGCGTGATCGTCAAAATCTCACAGCCGGCCTCGACCAGATCCCGCATCGCCGCGGTGACCTCCTCGGGGGTTTCGCCCATGCCCAGGATCAGGTTCGACTTCGTCACCAACCCCGCCTCACGCGCCGCGGTCAACACCGCCAACGACCGGGCGTACCGGAACCCGGGACGGATCCGCTTGAAAATCCGGGGCACCGTCTCCACATTGTGCGCCAACACCTCAGGCCGAGACGAGAACACCTCTCGCAGCTGGTCGGGGTCGTTGTTGAAATCCGGAATCAACAACTCCACCCCCGTCCCCGGGTTCAACTCATGGATCTGGCGCACCGTCTCCGCATACAACCACGCACCGCCGTCAGCCAGGTCGTCACGAGCGACACCGGTCACCGTCGAATACCGCAACCCCATCGCCTGCACCGACTCCGCAACCTTCCGCGGCTCAGCACGATCCAACACAGCCGGACGACCCGTATCGATCTGGCAGAAATCACACCGCCGCGTGCACTGATCCCCACCAATCAGGAACGTCGCCTCCCGATCCTCCCAACACTCATAAATATTCGGGCACCCCGCCTCCTCACACACCGTGTGCAAACCCTCACGACGCACCAGACCCTTCAACTCCGTGAACTCCGGACCCATCCGCGCCCGCGTCCTAATCCACGACGGCTTCTTCTCAATCGGCGTCTCACTGTTACGAACCTCAAGCCGCAACAACTTCCGCCCCTCAGGCAAGGCACTCATGACGACAACCCGGTGTAGAGCGGGTGCTTCTTGACCAGCAGCCCGACGCGTTCGCGAAGCGTTTCTTCGGTCGAGGAGTCGAAATCGTGCTTCAGCGCCACCGCGATGATGTCCGCGACCTCGCTGAAGTCCTCCGGCCCGAAGCCGCGGGTGGCCAGCGCCGGGGTGCCGATCCGCAGCCCGGAGGTGATCATCGGCGGCCGGGGGTCGAACGGCACCGCGTTGCGGTTCACCGTGATCCCCACCGAGTGCAGCCGGTCCTCCGCCTGCTTGCCGTCCAAAGCGGACTCGACCAGGTCCACCAGCACCAGGTGCACGTCGGTGCCGCCGGTGAGCACGCGGACCCCGGCGGCACGGCAGTCGGGGTGCGAAAGCCTTGCCGCCAGGGTCTTCGCGCCGTCGAGCACGCGCTGCTGGCGCTCGCGGAACTGCTCGCTCGCGGCGATCTTCAGCGCCACCGCCTTGGCCGCGATCACGTGTTCCAGCGGCCCGCCCTGCTGCCCGGGGAACACCGCGGAGTTGAACTTCTTGGCCAGTTCCTGGCGGCCGAGGATGATGCCGCCGCGCGGGCCGCCGAGGGTTTTGTGCGTGGTAGTGGTCACCACGTCGGCGTAGGGCACCGGGCTCGGGTGCAGCCCGGCGGCCACCAGGCCGGCGAAATGCGCCATGTCGACCATCAGCTTGGCGTCCACCGTGTCCGCGATCCGGCGGAACTCGGCGAAGTCGAGCTGACGGGGGTACGCCGACCACCCGGCGATGATCAGCTTCGGCCGGTGCTCCGCGGCCAGCCGCTCGACCTCGGCCAGGTCGACCAGCCCGGTCTCGGCGTCCACGTGGTAGGCGACCACGTTGTAGAGCTTGCCGGAGAAGTTGATCCGCATGCCGTGCGTGAGGTGCCCGCCGTGCGCCAGATCGAGGCCGAGGATGGTGTCGCCGGGCTCCAGCAGCGCGACCATCGCGGCCGCGTTGGCCTGCGCCCCGGAATGCGGCTGCACGTTCGCGTACTCGGCGCCGAAAAGCTCCTTCGCCCTGTCGATCGCGAGCTGCTCGACGACGTCCACGTGCTCGCAGCCGCCGTAGTAGCGCCGGCCGGGATAGCCCTCGGCGTACTTGTTGGTCAGCACCGAGCCCTGCGCCTCGAGCACGCCGACCGGCGCGAAGTTCTCCGACGCGATCATCTCCAGGGTGGACTGCTGCCGGTCCAGCTCGGCCGCCACCGCGGCGGCCACCTCGGGGTCTACAGTGGACAGTCCGGCGGCGAAGGTGTCCATCGCTCAGCCCTCCTCGGTCAACGCGGTGTAGGCGGCGGCGTCCAGCAGCTCGGGCAGCTCTCCGGCGCGGACCTTGAACAGCCAGCCCTGGCCGAACGGGTCGTTGTTGACCAGCTCCGGGGAGTCCACGGCGGCGTCGTTGATCTCGACCACCTCGCCGCTGGCCGGGGCGAACAGCTCGCTGACCGACTTGGTGGACTCGATCTCGCCGCAGACCTCGCCCGCGGTGATGGTGTCCCCGACGGCGGGCAGCTGCACGAACACGATGTCACCGAGCGCCTCGGCGGCGAAGCCGGTGATGCCGACCTCGGCCACCCCGTCCGCGCTGCGGATCCACTCGTGTTCCTTGGTGTAGCCGAGGTCCTGGGGAATGCTCACGTTTGACGTCCTTCTCAGTTGGTGCGCTTGTAGAACGGCGTTGCGACGACTTCGACCGGCTCGACCCGGCCGCGGATGTCCACGGACAGCGAGGTACCCGGCTCGCTCAGCGCGGGCGGCACGTAGGCCATCGCGATCGGGTAGCCCAGGGTCGGCGACAGCGCGCCGCTGGTCACCTCGCCGACCTCGGTCTCCCCAGCCAGCACCCGGTAGCCGTGCCGCGGCGCGCGGCGACCGGTGCCCTTGAGCCCGACCAGCACCCGCTCGCGGGCCGCGTCGCGGTGTTCGGCCAGCGCGGCCCTGCCGACGAAGTCACCCGGCTTCTCGAACTTGACCACCCGGCCGAGGTTCGCCTCGAAGGGCGTCTGCTCGATGCTCAGTTCGTTGCCGTACAACGGCATTCCGGCTTCCAGCCGCAGGGTGTCCCGGCAGGCGAGGCCGGCGGGCAGCAGGCCGTGCGGGGCACCGGCCTCGGTCAGGATGCGCCAGACATCGGGCGCTTCAGCCGCCGGCACGTAAAGTTCGAAGCCGTCTTCGCCGGTGTAGCCGGTCCGTGCGAGCAGCACCTCGTGCCCGCGCACCACCGCGGGCATGCTGGCGTAGTACTTGAGCTCGGTGAGGTCCGCCCCGGTCACCTCGGTGACGATCGCCGCCGAGTGCGGGCCCTGCACCGCGATCAGCGCGGTGTCCGCGGACCGGTCCAGCACCTCGGCCGAGTAGCCGTCCGCCCGGTCCCGCAGCTCCACCGCCACCACCGCGGCGTTCCCGGCGTTCGCGACCACCAGGAACTTCCGGTCCTCCAGCCGGTACACCACCAGGTCGTCCAGCACCCCGCCGTTGGCGCGGCAGAGCATGCTGTAGCGGGCGCGGCCGACCTTGACCGAGGACAGGTTGCCGACCAGCGCGTGGTCCAGTGCCAGCGCGGCCTCCGGCCCGGACACCTCGATCTCGGCCATGTGCGACAGGTCGAACAGCCCGGCGGCCTCGCGGACCGCCTTGTGCTCGGCCAGTTCGCTGCCGTAGCGCACCGGCATCGACCAGCCCGCGAAGTCGGTGAACGTCGCACCGAGTTCGGCGTGCACGTCGTTCAGTGGGGAGAGCGTGCTCACGGATGTGCTCCTAGTTCTCGTATGACGTCAACGGCGGGCAGGAGCACACGAGGTTACGGTCACCGTGCGCCCCGTCGATACGACGCACCGGCGGCCAGTACTTGCCCTTCGCGCTCACCCCTGCGGGGTACACGGCGAGCTTGCGGTCGTAGGGCAGGTCCCACTCCCCCGCCAGCAGCTCGGCGGTGTGCGGGGCGTTGCGCAGCGGGCTTCGCTCGAGGGTCCAGGTGCCGTCGGCGACCTGGTCGATCTCCCGGCGGATCGCGATCATCGCGTCGCAGAACCGGTCGATCTCCCCGGCGTCCTCGCTTTCGGTCGGCTCGACCATCAGCGTGCCGGCCACCGGGAAGGACATCGTCGGCGCGTGGAAACCGTAGTCGACCAGCCGCTTGGCCACGTCCTCCACGGTCACGCCGGTCTGCTTGGTCAGCGGCCGCAGATCGAGGATGCACTCGTGCGCGACCAGGCCGCCCTCGCCGGTGTAGAGCACCGGGTAGTGCGGGCCCAGCCTGGCCGCCACGTAGTTGGCCGCGAGCACCGCGACCTTGGTGGCACTGGTCAGCCCGGCCGCACCCATCATCCGCACGTAGGCCCAGGAGATCGGCAGGATGGACGCCGAGCCGAACGGCGCGGCCGCGATCGGCCCGACCCCGGTCTCCGGCCCGGCCCCCGCGTGCAGCGGGTGGTTCGGCAGGTAGGGCGCCAGATGCTCGCGCACCGCCACCGGGCCCACCCCCGGCCCGCCGCCGCCGTGCGGGATGCAGAACGTCTTGTGCAGGTTCAGGTGCGAGACGTCGCCGCCGAACTCGCCCGGCTTGGCCAGGCCGAGCAGCGCGTTGAGGTTGGCGCCGTCCAGGTAGACCTGGCCACCGCCGCCGTGCACGATGCGGGCGATCTCGTCGATGCCTTGCTCGTAGACCCCGTGCGTGGACGGGTAGGTGACCATGATCGCGGCCAGCGTGTCGGCGTGCTGCGCCACCTTGGCCCGCAGGTCGGCCAGGTCCACGTCGCCGTCCTCGGTGCAGGCCACCACGACCACGCGCATCCCGGCGAGCACCGCGGAGGCGGCGTTGGTGCCGTGCGCCGAGGACGGGATCAGGCAGATCTCGCGCTCCGGCTGCCCGTTCGCCCGGTGGTAGGCGCGGATGGCCAGCAGTCCGGCCAGCTCGCCCTGGCTGCCCGCGTTGGGCTGCAGGGACACCGTGTGGTAGCCGGTGACCTCGGCCAGCCAGCCGGACAGCTGCGCGGTCAGCTCCCGGTAGCCCTCGGCGTCCCCGGCCGGGGCGAACGGGTGCAGCCCGGCGAACTCGGGCCAGCTGATCGGCTCCATCTCGGTGGTCGCGTTCAGCTTCATCGTGCACGAGCCGAGCGGGATCATCCCCCGGTCCAGCGCGTAGTCCAGATCGGACAGCCGCCGCAGGTAGCGCAGCATCGCGGTCTCGGAACGGTGCTGGTGGAAGACCGGGTGCGTGAGGTAGCCGCTCTGCCTGGCCAGCCCGGTGGGCAGTGCGCCGGAGCCGGGCGTCACGTGGGCCTCCAGCTCGAAGGCCAGCAGCACCCGGCGCAGCGTGTCCGGCGTGGTGACCTCGTCGCAGGCCACCCGCACGTGGTCGTCGCCGACGAGACCCAGGTTCACCCCGAACCGGCGGGCGTCGGCAACCACGCGCGCGGCGCGGCCGGGCACGCGGGCGAGGACGGTGTCGAAGAAACCGTCGTGCACCACCTCGACCCCGCCGTCGCGCAGGGCCGTGGCCAGCCCGGCGGCGAGCCCATGCACCCGTGACGCGATCCGCTTCAGCCCGTCCGGGCCGTGGTAGACCGCGTAC includes:
- a CDS encoding DUF1707 SHOCT-like domain-containing protein, which codes for MSEVSEVLEPDRHAAQARLEQAVGEGRLTLDEYVDRVDLVWHAETAEEVQRALAELPVPLHRGEHKGRMTVSAVFDDIRRRGRFALSSGDRVTAVFGDVRLDLRQAVLTEAVVRLEVSATFGDVRVTVPPGIEIEVKSFAPLGDRDIQVAQQPRVPGSPRLRLNVRTLFGDVKVRTDV
- a CDS encoding L-serine ammonia-lyase, whose product is MAISVFDLFSIGIGPSSSHTVGPMRAARTFVDGLAAEGALDRTARVKAELFGSLGATGHGHGSDKAVLLGLSGERPESVDTGTVAGRVADIRSTGRLFLLGTREITFTEDTDLVMHRRKALPAHPNGMTFAAFDQAGETLRERTYYSVGGGFVRDETYADQPVIIEDGTPLPYPFRTGADLLAHCRETGLPVSEIMLRNELSWRSREEVRAGLLEIWQVMTECVHNGCARDGVLPGGLKVPRRARSLHEKLLTEDGVGDSLYAMDWVSLYALAVNEENASGGRVVTAPTNGAAGIIPAVLHYYRQFIKGADDDGVVTFLLTAGALGSILKQTGSISGAEVGCQGEVGSASAMAAAGLTELLGGSPAQVENAAEIGVEHHLGLTCDPVGGLVQIPCIERNAVGAAKAIHAARMAMRGDGSHIVTLDKAIKTMRETGADMKVKYKETSRGGLAVNVIEC
- the glyA gene encoding serine hydroxymethyltransferase; translated protein: MDTFAAGLSTVDPEVAAAVAAELDRQQSTLEMIASENFAPVGVLEAQGSVLTNKYAEGYPGRRYYGGCEHVDVVEQLAIDRAKELFGAEYANVQPHSGAQANAAAMVALLEPGDTILGLDLAHGGHLTHGMRINFSGKLYNVVAYHVDAETGLVDLAEVERLAAEHRPKLIIAGWSAYPRQLDFAEFRRIADTVDAKLMVDMAHFAGLVAAGLHPSPVPYADVVTTTTHKTLGGPRGGIILGRQELAKKFNSAVFPGQQGGPLEHVIAAKAVALKIAASEQFRERQQRVLDGAKTLAARLSHPDCRAAGVRVLTGGTDVHLVLVDLVESALDGKQAEDRLHSVGITVNRNAVPFDPRPPMITSGLRIGTPALATRGFGPEDFSEVADIIAVALKHDFDSSTEETLRERVGLLVKKHPLYTGLSS
- the gcvT gene encoding glycine cleavage system aminomethyltransferase GcvT yields the protein MSTLSPLNDVHAELGATFTDFAGWSMPVRYGSELAEHKAVREAAGLFDLSHMAEIEVSGPEAALALDHALVGNLSSVKVGRARYSMLCRANGGVLDDLVVYRLEDRKFLVVANAGNAAVVAVELRDRADGYSAEVLDRSADTALIAVQGPHSAAIVTEVTGADLTELKYYASMPAVVRGHEVLLARTGYTGEDGFELYVPAAEAPDVWRILTEAGAPHGLLPAGLACRDTLRLEAGMPLYGNELSIEQTPFEANLGRVVKFEKPGDFVGRAALAEHRDAARERVLVGLKGTGRRAPRHGYRVLAGETEVGEVTSGALSPTLGYPIAMAYVPPALSEPGTSLSVDIRGRVEPVEVVATPFYKRTN
- a CDS encoding ABC transporter ATP-binding protein; translated protein: MTFPIETKELTKRYGELLAVDRMSLTVLPGEVYGFLGPNGAGKTTTLRMLLGLMRPTAGEIRLFGRPPGNLDGVGALIESPGFYPYLSGRENLRVLARYAGVDKARVPVVLEMVDLTERGGDRYSAYSLGMKQRLGVAAALLKDPKLLILDEPTNGLDPAGMADMRMLIRRLGAAGCTVLLSSHLLGEVQQICDRVGVVSKGKLVAENTVAELRGASVLRVVADPVELAAKVLRERIGEDRVRVVDGGLDLTVEPERAAWVNRELLEAGAEVSELRVRERDLEQVFFELTGEVVDHVG
- the gcvH gene encoding glycine cleavage system protein GcvH, with the protein product MSIPQDLGYTKEHEWIRSADGVAEVGITGFAAEALGDIVFVQLPAVGDTITAGEVCGEIESTKSVSELFAPASGEVVEINDAAVDSPELVNNDPFGQGWLFKVRAGELPELLDAAAYTALTEEG
- a CDS encoding FadR/GntR family transcriptional regulator produces the protein MGAQADRAVDPGSTGANAGDALFRPVRAGNAFEETVERLLQAVRLGVVGAGERLPSERELAERLGVSRVTLREAIRALADAGYVESRRGRYGGTFVNESLPAPREHGRRMDAAALEDALSLRHVLETGAAELAAARSLTPADRRHLTGTLAESCAADLTDYRRKDSRLHLAVAEVTASGSLTTAMADARMRINQLLDEIPLLEPNLQHSNVQHEAIVDAILAGDPAAARRAMAEHIEGTASLLRGFLN
- the gcvP gene encoding aminomethyl-transferring glycine dehydrogenase, yielding MTSTSFADRHIGPAESEQAKMLAECGYGSLDALVEAAVPAAIRDTRELDLPPAASEEEATAELRKLAARNRPMTQMIGLGYYDTLTPPVIRRNVLESPAWYTAYTPYQPEISQGRLEALLNFQTMVADLTGLATANASLLDESTAVAEAVLLMRRASKSRSAKVVLDAECLPQTIAVVRTRAEAVGIEVEVRDLLTGLPDEFFGVVVQYPGASGVLRGPGFYTAIGETARAAGALYCAAADLLALTMITAPGEFGADLAAGSTQRFGLPLGYGGPHAGYLSVRAGLERSLPGRLVGVSVDADGAPAYRLALQTREQHIRREKATSNICTAQVLPAVLAGMYAVYHGPDGLKRIASRVHGLAAGLATALRDGGVEVVHDGFFDTVLARVPGRAARVVADARRFGVNLGLVGDDHVRVACDEVTTPDTLRRVLLAFELEAHVTPGSGALPTGLARQSGYLTHPVFHQHRSETAMLRYLRRLSDLDYALDRGMIPLGSCTMKLNATTEMEPISWPEFAGLHPFAPAGDAEGYRELTAQLSGWLAEVTGYHTVSLQPNAGSQGELAGLLAIRAYHRANGQPEREICLIPSSAHGTNAASAVLAGMRVVVVACTEDGDVDLADLRAKVAQHADTLAAIMVTYPSTHGVYEQGIDEIARIVHGGGGQVYLDGANLNALLGLAKPGEFGGDVSHLNLHKTFCIPHGGGGPGVGPVAVREHLAPYLPNHPLHAGAGPETGVGPIAAAPFGSASILPISWAYVRMMGAAGLTSATKVAVLAANYVAARLGPHYPVLYTGEGGLVAHECILDLRPLTKQTGVTVEDVAKRLVDYGFHAPTMSFPVAGTLMVEPTESEDAGEIDRFCDAMIAIRREIDQVADGTWTLERSPLRNAPHTAELLAGEWDLPYDRKLAVYPAGVSAKGKYWPPVRRIDGAHGDRNLVCSCPPLTSYEN
- the lipA gene encoding lipoyl synthase; its protein translation is MSALPEGRKLLRLEVRNSETPIEKKPSWIRTRARMGPEFTELKGLVRREGLHTVCEEAGCPNIYECWEDREATFLIGGDQCTRRCDFCQIDTGRPAVLDRAEPRKVAESVQAMGLRYSTVTGVARDDLADGGAWLYAETVRQIHELNPGTGVELLIPDFNNDPDQLREVFSSRPEVLAHNVETVPRIFKRIRPGFRYARSLAVLTAAREAGLVTKSNLILGMGETPEEVTAAMRDLVEAGCEILTITQYLRPSPRHHPVERWVKPEEFVEHSQAAEAMGFAGVMAGPLVRSSYRAGRLYAQAKAHRGEALPEHLHHLTQAGPATQEASSLLARR